From a region of the Methanothermobacter sp. genome:
- a CDS encoding pseudomurein-binding repeat-containing protein, which yields MQLLCVLFACMVLLNTGEIYAQNTQGEEALLPDNMTPKTCSTVMEKNSTVAEIMGSLENKSKTPAAAAGPSVSRADVEDAAVRVNAFIAKNRRLPLTVEVGDVKVNLAQFLQLESQYVLNRTPSVNQVQVPSETSGTVLKGSIYLKDYLEVAGRVLQSGGAPGYISFRDQRIGFQSLVWLFARAINFKVTNQRLPNYIRLDTLNSVKSSTPASNNSGSSDAASGNSGFTREQILSAAKSLKIYIDQNQSLPGYVQVSNQRLGIAQFLHLMVKCLNQINMGKNTPITPVSAGEAANPAGDATGTIKRDEYLKIASVVQGFMERNQRAPNYAGSGKGRISYESLVYSVSRILSFYSSNRRLPNTVTVTKLAPSLKNRPENDPYMGESTGKYLASSANCPVDNERIRSLAASITSGLTSTFSRASAIFCWVRDNVNYSFYYNTRYGALGTLQNRTANCVDHSHLLVALARASGIPARYVHGTCNFTSGNTYGHVWAQLLVGDTWYAADATSSRNSLGIVNNWNTSSAVIKGIYASLPF from the coding sequence ATGCAACTCCTGTGCGTGCTCTTCGCATGCATGGTGTTACTCAATACCGGAGAGATCTATGCCCAGAACACACAAGGTGAAGAAGCACTGCTTCCTGATAACATGACACCGAAAACCTGCAGTACAGTTATGGAGAAGAACTCCACGGTGGCAGAGATCATGGGCAGCCTGGAGAATAAGAGTAAAACTCCAGCCGCTGCAGCGGGCCCATCAGTCTCACGGGCCGATGTTGAGGACGCGGCAGTCCGTGTCAATGCCTTCATTGCAAAGAACAGGCGTCTGCCCCTCACCGTGGAGGTGGGGGATGTGAAGGTGAACCTGGCACAGTTCCTGCAGCTAGAATCACAGTACGTCCTCAACAGGACACCATCAGTGAACCAGGTACAGGTACCGTCAGAAACATCCGGAACCGTGCTCAAAGGCTCAATTTACCTGAAGGACTACCTTGAAGTTGCAGGTAGGGTGCTCCAGAGTGGAGGCGCACCTGGATACATCAGCTTCAGGGACCAGAGGATAGGATTCCAATCTCTTGTGTGGCTATTTGCAAGGGCAATTAATTTTAAAGTGACAAATCAACGCCTTCCAAATTACATCAGACTCGACACACTGAATTCTGTGAAGTCATCCACCCCTGCCAGTAACAATTCCGGCAGCAGCGATGCTGCCAGTGGCAACTCAGGGTTCACAAGGGAACAGATACTTTCCGCGGCAAAATCACTGAAGATATACATTGACCAGAATCAGAGCCTACCCGGGTATGTGCAGGTGTCAAACCAGAGGCTTGGTATAGCCCAGTTCCTGCATCTAATGGTTAAATGCCTCAACCAGATAAATATGGGGAAGAACACCCCTATAACACCGGTTAGCGCCGGTGAGGCAGCAAACCCTGCAGGGGATGCTACAGGTACCATAAAGAGGGACGAGTACCTGAAGATCGCATCCGTGGTTCAGGGGTTCATGGAAAGGAACCAGAGAGCCCCAAACTATGCAGGTTCAGGTAAAGGTAGAATCTCGTATGAGAGCCTTGTATACTCAGTTTCAAGGATTCTGAGCTTCTACAGCAGCAACAGGAGACTTCCAAATACTGTGACCGTGACAAAGCTGGCGCCCTCACTGAAGAACCGGCCAGAGAACGACCCCTACATGGGTGAAAGTACAGGGAAGTACCTTGCATCATCGGCCAACTGTCCTGTGGATAACGAGAGGATAAGGTCCCTTGCAGCAAGCATTACCAGTGGACTCACATCAACATTTTCAAGGGCATCGGCCATCTTCTGCTGGGTGCGTGACAACGTGAACTACAGCTTCTACTACAACACAAGGTACGGTGCCCTGGGGACACTTCAGAACAGGACAGCCAACTGTGTGGACCATTCACACCTCCTTGTGGCCCTTGCAAGGGCTTCAGGGATACCTGCAAGGTACGTTCATGGGACCTGTAACTTCACATCAGGGAACACCTACGGTCATGTGTGGGCCCAGCTCCTTGTTGGCGATACCTGGTACGCTGCAGATGCAACGAGCTCAAGAAACAGCCTTGGAATTGTGAACAACTGGAACACTTCCAGCGCAGTGATAAAGGGCATATACGCGAGTTTACCATTTTAA